The Palaemon carinicauda isolate YSFRI2023 chromosome 43, ASM3689809v2, whole genome shotgun sequence genomic sequence agttttccctccgaaagtttttgattaatgaggctcatgaccatgccctggcctaagtcattggtactaagtcttttgatttgttcaataatgatggtcaactcaaaacggaaccttttgagttctactgggtttagtgacggcacaaagatgtttgctaacttacggtgcagaatcacgagtgtctggtgcacgttgccatactgcttatctaataggtctaatgctacactatagttcgcggcggttgcacttagagatttgatgatcctaagcggctctttgcccaacgtccccaataaatatgtgaatttagacacttcgtctaaatcagctcttcgatccacgtggatcgtgaatagttcacggtacgatgcgtactcttgcacttccccttcaaacgtggggagaggcagcggcttcaacctggggagggtaacattccccgttgaagggcctttcactttatctattctattgtacaatagagtggaagcgcgtgtcgcttcacctaacatatgcctaattcgggcttcgaaactagtttctagcttaacgcgctggctcttgtatagctctttaagctgtcggacctctgcctgcaactccgttaccaaattctggtaaacggactcggagtaagtctctatcagcgccctttgcgtttcgctcagtaaatcctccagtaggcccatcgacgcctcgatatgcacgatcgtggacacagccatcttaattactttactttacgtttgggggggttgggcaaggcaaggaaaaaaggataatttaacgttaagaagggactcaaagaactgacccacgtgggcgatcgcacatcgggacgtagaggaccttaattgttcgtctctctctctctctctctctctctctctctctctctctctctctctctctctctctctctctctcaaaagctcatattttaaattagtcctgtccggctctgggaagcgcttgcgatccggttcgaaggaccaaatgttgtgattttcaccagtttattaaatctgcccgatgtactgggcggatcgcaaggccttgaagaggcaagattcccaaaactttccaggagttaactaaaatacggcgataaaatttacaattttattacaaaaataaactctgataaagacaaacaacattcttgagcattcacaagacttactgaaaaacaagactgaccctaggtaatgtagcatgtgctcttcaagcacaaagtccacaccggactcattaacaaactgaaaatagtgccaattcgaattcaatacacaacgaatcacacaccaaatatccctattcttatttaactcaggattcagatccccaatcacaaggatctctactctaaactgcgatataaaaaactaaacgtcttgcacacaaacttctactacaaccaacctggtacacaaggtagagaggagagataacaattagaagggacttactttggttggggacgttggatcaaagaggacgagctagccttgcaacctccgacgtcacctttttggcgcaatttgtcatgaacctaaatttctagattggatttttttatcatgttacaatagaatgacgttatttttcctaatcttaaattaccagcaattgattttattagtctcagtgccttcctaccaggcggtttccctttttggctctaaacgttcacgtctggaactacattcattcgcccgcgagttttctcctctccctccaatttgacgtagtcgtaggtggagtcaaatggcgggaatttcgattgattacttgtactagtaatagtacttgtaatagtacttgtactagtaatagtacttgaACTAGTAGTAGTACTTGTACTAGTAGTACTTGTACTAGTAGTAGTACttgtactagtaatagtacttgaacaagtaatagtacttgtactagtaatagtacttgaACAAGTTATAGTACttgtactagtaatagtacttgtactagtaatagtacttgtactagtaatagtacttgtaATAGTAATAGTACTTGTAATAGTACTAGCAGTAGTACttgtactagtaatagtacttgtactagtaatagtacttgaACAAATAATAGTACttgtactagtaatagtacttgtaatagtaatagtacttgtaatagtaatagtactagtagtagtacttgtactagtaatagtacttgtacTAGTAGTAGTACTTGTACTAGAAGTAGTACttgtactagtaatagtacttgtactagtaatagtacttgtagtagtagtagtacttgtactagtaatagtacttgaACAAGTAATAATACttgtactagtaatagtacttgtactagtaatagtacttgtactagtaatagtacttgtactagtaatagtacttgaacaagtaatagtacttgtactagtaatagtacttgaacaagtaatagtacttgtactagtaatagtacttgtactagtagtagtacttgtactagtaatagtacttgaACAAGTAATTGTACTTGAACAAGTAATTGTACttgtactagtaatagtacttgtactagtagtagtacttgtactagtaatagtacttgtactagtaatagtacttgaactagtaatagtacttgtactagtaatagtacttgaacaagtaatagtacttgtactagtaatagtacttgtacTAGTAATAGAACTTGAACAAGTAATAGTACTTGTACTGGTACTAGTACttgtactagtaatagtacttgtacAAGTAATAGTACTTGTACAAGTAATAGTACTTGTACTGGTACTAGTAatagtactagtaatagtactggtactggtactagtaatagtacttgtactggtactagtaatagtacttgtactggtactagtaatagtacttgtacAAGTAATAGTACTTGTACAAGTAATAGTACTTGTACAAGTAATAGTACTTGTACAAGTAATAGTACTTGTACTGGtactagtaatagtattagtaatagtactggtactggtactagtaatagtacttgtactggtactagtaatagtacttgtactggtactagtaatagtacttgtactggtactagtaatagtacttgtactggtactagtaatagtacttgaACAAGTAATAGTACTTTTACTTGTACtggtactagtaatagtacttgaAAAAGTAATAGTACTTTTACTAGTAATAGTACTTGAACAAGTAATAGTACTTttactagtaatagtacttgtacAAGTAATAGTACTTGTACTAGTTCTTGTAATAGCACTTATACTGGTACTAATAATAGTACTTGTACTGGTACTAGTGCTGGTACTGGTACCATTACAAGTACTAGTACCAGCACAAGTACTTTTACTAATAgtagtactagtactggtactaatactagtactggtACCAGTACCAGTAatggtactaatactagtactggtACCAGTACCAGTGCCACAAACAGTATTAGTACTAGGCTAGGTAGTaatattagtactaggtactagtactaggtactagtactagtattagtactagtactagtactggtactaatactaatactagtacccAGTACCAGTACCACAAacagtattagtattagtactagtattggtactagtactagtattagtactagtattggtactagtactagtattagtacttggtactagtactagtattattaCTTGgtactagtactaggtactagtattagtactaggtactagtgctagtattagtactaggtactagtactaggtactagtactaggtactagtactaggtactagtactagtattagtactaggtactagtaatagtattagtactaagtaatagtactagtactagtactaggtactagtattagtactggtACTAGTACTCGTACCAGTAACTATaacagtattagtattagtattagtactaggtactagtattagtactagtactagtactaggtactagcATTAGTACTAgatactagtattagtactaggtactagtattagtactgggTACTggttagtactaggtactagtactagtattagtattagtattagtactagtactagtactaggtactagcTAGTAcaaatactagtactagtactaggtactagtattagtactaggtactagtattagtactaggtactagtattagtactaggtactagttagtactaggtactagttaGTACaaatactagtactagtattagtactaggtactagcatTAGTACTAGGTAGtattactagtattagtactaggtactagcatTAGTACTaggtagtattagtattaatactaggtagtattagtattaatactaGGTACTagttagtactaggtactagtactagaattagtattagtattagtactagtattagtactagtactaggtactagctagtactaatactagtactagtattagtactagtactaggtactagccagtactagtacctagtactaatactaatactagtaaCTAGTATcaatactagtacctagtactagtactagtattagtattagtactagtactagtatctGTACTGGTATTGGTTCTAGTACTGGTAATGATACCAGTACcattactagtactagtattagtactggcACTGGTACTGGAACTGATAGCCAACTGATACCAGTAGCCTACCAGTTCCAGTACCATTGCTAGTACTAGTATTATTATGAGTTTCCCCAGAAGTCTTTTAACCCAGAGTCTAACTGCAATACGAACTTCTGTGGGTAAAATGTCCTTCCGAGGGAATCCTCGGAGGTGGGAAACATCTAAAAGAAGAATCTAAGCTCCGGAgccctttgattgattgattgattgaaagttttctggcatcctgacatctaaggtcattgacgccgataccatttactgtatatgaaaattaaaagaaaatttgattaaaacCATAAacattaagaagtcattacaatagttaaatagttttcagaagacctgcttctgaaataaatctaaaaattccgttcgcatagtaagacacatcatgtccaagaatcttggcaaggataaacctgccatcctcacctcgagcctcaaacagatatctatttcttaagttagtaaaattagggtattcggtcaacaaatgcctcactgttaaaggtactaagcagtcctcgcaatacggttggtgttggcccttcagcataaactcgtgtgtcaaccgtgtgtgaccaatacggagacgataaagagtcgtctcccattttcggggaatcatgttatacctccaaggtgatatgatatttgttacttccctcattttattgccatcttgactatcccagtgctgttgccatttatcacaaaccaatttcttgatgtaaggtaggaaatcgttacatggaatgggatacctccttggtagcaactcggatgccgcattcttcgccagtaaatctgccttctcattcccagacacacctacatgtgctggaacccaacaaaatcgaacagttatacctttccgtccaataataaaaaaccattctaaaatctttaaaactagagggttactagaattaaaaacttctaaagcttgaagaacactccttgcatcactaaaaattgtaaaattaccctccttttccaaagctattttctcaatagcggttaatatgccatacagttcggcagtaaatatggaagctgttagaggaagtgcacctctacaattaaaatcattactatgtactccaaatccaacgccagcatcagatttggagccatcagtatatataaaagtcgatcctctatgttcttcaacatgttccataaaaagagacctggattctaagtcagtcaaattcttcttaactccaataaagtatctacaaaaagatatgtcaggtaatttccatggaggcgttgatgataccttgaatggaagcaccttatttctaattatatccagattgtttaataattggttaacccgaaacccaaaaggttgaggagattttgggtgcaactcaaagtaggttgagtgccttacaaggcttgcagtttgaaaggctgaagaattggggagtctttgcaatctaaaccaataccgaataatagaggacattcggtaaaggtccaga encodes the following:
- the LOC137633754 gene encoding uncharacterized protein, which produces MVLELVGYWYQLAISSSTSASTNTSTSNGTGIITSTRTNTSTDTSTSTNTNTSTSTSTITSTSTITSTSTITSTSTITSTSIITCSSTITSTSTTTTTSTITSTSTITSTSTTSSTSTTTSTSTITSTSTTTSTITITSTITITSTITSTSTIICSSTITSTSTITSTSTTASTITSTITITSTITSTSTITSTSTITSTSTITCSSTITSTSTITCSSTITSTSTTTSTSTTSTSTTTSSSTITSTSTITSTITSTSPLPNCLPFEFRKITSTTTSTSTITSTSTITCSSTITSTSTTTSTSTTTSSSTITSTSTITSTITSTSTITCSSTITRTSTITSTSTITCSSTITSTSTITSTSTITCSSTITSTSTITSTSTITSTSTSTITSTSTSTSPGTDTSTPTNTIFYQYS